The following proteins are encoded in a genomic region of Dokdonia donghaensis DSW-1:
- a CDS encoding Nramp family divalent metal transporter — MKIKRKTISGPGVLVAAAFIGPGTVTVCTITGATYGFTLLWAMLLSIIATIILQEMAARIGLVTGKGLAGVIRETISNKTFKAFAIGLMLSAITLGNAAYEAGNLSGGVLGIEALGLSGGFTIGNLTFNAWSISLGILAAIILFIGNYKVLEKILVTLVIIMSLAFLITAVMTKPDVIALLKGSFTPSFPEESLLTIVALIGTTVVPYNLFLHASLVSEKWSGKEAIPAARRDTIVAVVLGGLVSMAIIVCAAAIQAGEVRNAGDLARSLEPLFGDYARYFIGLGLGAAGLTSAITAPLAAAYVVQGCMGWESNLKATRFRVIWISILVLGVFFSSVGYSPVEIIQFAQVANGVLLPVIAAYLIWIVNKRSVMGRDTNSIVQNVISVIIWCVVFMLGARTILKVFGIL, encoded by the coding sequence ATGAAAATTAAAAGAAAGACAATATCAGGCCCAGGAGTGCTTGTTGCAGCAGCATTTATTGGTCCTGGTACCGTAACGGTTTGTACAATAACTGGAGCAACATATGGATTTACACTCTTATGGGCTATGCTTCTCTCAATTATTGCTACCATCATACTACAGGAGATGGCTGCGCGTATAGGTCTTGTAACTGGTAAAGGACTAGCAGGAGTAATAAGAGAAACAATTTCAAATAAAACATTTAAAGCTTTTGCCATAGGGCTTATGTTATCTGCTATAACACTGGGTAATGCTGCTTATGAAGCAGGAAACCTTAGTGGTGGAGTTTTAGGTATTGAAGCTCTTGGACTTTCAGGAGGGTTTACTATAGGTAACTTAACCTTTAATGCTTGGAGTATCTCACTTGGTATACTTGCTGCTATCATTTTATTTATAGGTAATTATAAGGTGTTAGAAAAAATACTCGTAACGCTTGTAATTATTATGAGTTTGGCTTTTTTAATCACAGCTGTGATGACTAAGCCAGATGTAATAGCACTTTTAAAAGGAAGTTTTACTCCTTCATTTCCAGAGGAGAGTTTATTAACTATTGTTGCTTTAATAGGTACTACTGTAGTGCCTTATAATTTATTTTTACACGCTTCTCTTGTGTCAGAAAAGTGGAGTGGTAAAGAAGCAATACCTGCTGCTCGTAGAGATACTATTGTGGCAGTAGTTTTAGGAGGGCTGGTGAGTATGGCTATTATAGTTTGTGCAGCTGCTATACAAGCAGGAGAGGTAAGAAATGCTGGTGATCTTGCAAGAAGTTTAGAGCCCCTGTTTGGCGATTATGCAAGATATTTTATAGGTTTGGGATTAGGAGCAGCAGGGTTAACCTCTGCAATTACAGCACCTCTTGCCGCAGCATATGTTGTGCAAGGTTGTATGGGGTGGGAGTCTAATCTTAAGGCTACCAGATTTAGAGTAATATGGATCTCTATATTGGTGCTGGGGGTCTTCTTTTCGTCTGTAGGCTATAGCCCAGTTGAGATTATACAATTTGCCCAAGTGGCAAATGGAGTTTTATTACCGGTAATTGCTGCATATTTAATTTGGATAGTAAATAAACGTTCTGTGATGGGGCGTGATACAAATTCTATTGTACAGAATGTTATTTCTGTCATTATCTGGTGTGTGGTTTTTATGCTAGGAGCACGCACAATTCTCAAAGTTTTTGGTATACTATGA
- a CDS encoding PAS domain-containing protein gives MIHNTNAQNLGKPSNESQQSLEKYLNHLEGFFFDLNFNHITKEFNFPYVSHNAMELYDLNVHDLLKDGRSAYVSIHPEDQKLLVSKGKKSFEELTPLKLECRYTLKSGRSGWIKILATPERSSEFSTNWIGHVSDITDVKATEEEYAIMKERYEFAIKGSDLGLWDWDIEKGTVFYSDKSLSLLEKARESIDPHEDTWNNQVHPDDKEMYYKDIEDHFKGEVPYYFNEHRVFTTSGSYKWIQDRGKVVKWDDSGNPMRVIGTHTDVTESKHREQLILEKNKLIESHNSRLKNFALIVSHNLITHAGNLKNILQLIDMADTQEEKLELSNYLNDVSAGLSSTINNLNEIATSNKNLEETPKLLFLNDYVNGALNNLKTQIKEKDVVIINDIPDDIQINYNAAYLESILFNLISNAIKYSDKERQSKVFISAEITSASDITLSVMDNGVGIDLEKYGDKLFGMYKTFHHNEDAQGLGLFMTKNQIEDMGDQISVDSKKDEGTIFRVHFINKLP, from the coding sequence ATGATTCATAATACAAACGCTCAAAATCTTGGTAAACCCTCTAATGAGTCTCAGCAAAGTTTAGAAAAATATTTGAATCATTTAGAAGGTTTCTTTTTTGATTTAAATTTTAATCACATTACTAAGGAGTTCAATTTTCCTTATGTAAGTCATAACGCTATGGAGCTTTACGACTTAAATGTTCACGATCTTTTGAAAGATGGTAGATCTGCCTATGTAAGTATACATCCAGAAGATCAAAAATTACTTGTTTCAAAAGGTAAAAAGTCTTTTGAAGAATTAACTCCACTTAAACTTGAGTGTAGATACACTCTCAAATCTGGTAGAAGTGGCTGGATAAAAATTCTTGCAACACCTGAGCGTTCTTCTGAGTTTAGCACAAACTGGATAGGTCACGTATCTGATATCACAGATGTAAAGGCTACAGAAGAGGAGTATGCTATAATGAAGGAGCGTTATGAGTTTGCAATTAAAGGTTCAGATTTAGGGTTATGGGATTGGGATATTGAAAAAGGGACTGTATTTTATTCTGACAAGTCATTGAGTCTTTTAGAAAAAGCTCGTGAGAGTATAGATCCTCACGAAGATACCTGGAACAATCAAGTTCACCCTGATGACAAGGAGATGTATTATAAAGATATAGAAGATCACTTTAAAGGTGAGGTTCCTTATTATTTTAATGAGCATCGAGTATTTACTACCAGTGGCAGTTATAAATGGATACAAGATAGAGGTAAGGTAGTAAAGTGGGATGATTCTGGTAACCCGATGCGAGTTATAGGTACACATACCGATGTTACAGAGTCAAAACATAGGGAGCAACTTATTTTAGAAAAAAATAAGCTTATAGAAAGTCATAATAGTAGGCTCAAAAACTTTGCACTCATTGTGTCTCACAATCTTATAACCCACGCGGGAAATCTTAAAAATATACTGCAGCTTATCGATATGGCTGACACACAAGAAGAAAAGTTAGAATTATCAAACTATCTCAATGATGTCTCGGCTGGTCTTAGTAGTACTATAAATAATCTTAATGAAATCGCAACCTCTAACAAGAATCTTGAAGAGACTCCAAAACTTCTTTTTTTAAATGATTATGTAAACGGTGCATTAAATAATCTTAAAACCCAAATTAAGGAGAAGGATGTAGTTATTATAAATGATATTCCAGACGATATACAGATTAATTATAATGCAGCTTATCTTGAGAGTATCTTATTTAATTTGATCTCAAATGCTATAAAGTACAGTGATAAAGAAAGACAGTCTAAAGTCTTTATATCTGCAGAGATTACCTCCGCAAGTGATATTACATTATCTGTAATGGATAATGGAGTAGGTATAGATCTAGAGAAATATGGAGACAAACTCTTCGGGATGTACAAGACTTTTCATCACAATGAGGACGCTCAAGGTCTGGGACTTTTTATGACAAAGAATCAAATAGAAGATATGGGTGACCAGATTTCTGTAGATAGTAAAAAGGATGAGGGTACGATATTTAGAGTGCATTTTATTAATAAACTGCCATAG
- a CDS encoding YifB family Mg chelatase-like AAA ATPase — protein sequence MLTKVYGSAVFGVDATTITIEVNVDKGVGYHLVGLPDNAIKESSYRIAAALQNNGYKIPGKKLILNMSPADLRKEGSAYDLSLAIGILIATEQIKGDEVDKYVIMGELSLDGGLQPIKGALPIAIKAREEGFKGFILPAQNAKEAAIVDGLEVYGVENISEVIQFFDKDVPLEATVIDTRAEFYKSLEHPEFDFADVKGQESIKRCMEIAAAGGHNIILIGPPGSGKTMLSKRLPSILPPMSLREALETTKIHSVVGRVKDNQGLMSERPFRSPHHTISDVALVGGGAYPQPGEISLSHNGVLFLDELPEFKRSVLEVMRQPLEDREVTISRARFTVTYPSSFMLVASMNPSPGGYFNDPDAPVTSSPAEMQRYLSKISGPLLDRIDIHIEVTPVPFEKLSDETKAESSADIRKRVTAARELQVDRFRESEKTNYNAQMNVKQIRKYCALDDASKDLLKTAMERLNLSARAYDRILKVARTIADLEASKVVTGTHISEAIQYRSLDRDGWLG from the coding sequence ATGCTCACAAAAGTTTATGGAAGCGCCGTTTTTGGTGTGGATGCTACAACTATTACTATTGAGGTAAATGTAGATAAAGGTGTAGGATACCATCTAGTAGGACTTCCAGATAATGCTATAAAAGAAAGTAGCTATCGTATTGCCGCAGCACTTCAAAATAACGGCTATAAAATACCAGGAAAAAAACTTATTCTTAATATGTCACCGGCAGACCTTCGCAAAGAGGGATCTGCATATGATCTATCACTCGCAATAGGAATTCTCATCGCAACAGAGCAAATAAAAGGTGACGAGGTAGATAAGTATGTGATAATGGGAGAGCTATCTCTAGATGGTGGCTTGCAACCCATAAAAGGAGCATTACCTATCGCAATAAAAGCCCGTGAAGAGGGCTTTAAAGGATTTATACTTCCAGCGCAGAATGCAAAAGAAGCAGCCATAGTAGATGGTCTTGAGGTTTATGGAGTAGAGAATATAAGCGAGGTGATACAATTTTTTGATAAAGATGTACCCCTTGAAGCAACCGTAATAGATACCCGCGCCGAATTTTATAAAAGTCTAGAACATCCAGAATTTGACTTTGCAGATGTAAAAGGCCAGGAGTCTATAAAACGTTGTATGGAAATTGCTGCCGCCGGCGGTCATAATATTATTCTTATAGGCCCTCCAGGATCTGGTAAAACAATGTTGAGCAAGAGATTACCCAGTATTTTACCACCTATGTCATTGCGAGAAGCGCTAGAAACTACAAAAATACATTCGGTAGTAGGTAGGGTAAAAGATAATCAAGGTTTAATGAGCGAGCGACCTTTTAGAAGTCCACATCATACTATATCTGATGTAGCGTTAGTAGGGGGCGGAGCTTACCCTCAGCCTGGTGAGATATCGTTATCTCACAATGGTGTTTTATTTTTGGATGAATTGCCAGAGTTTAAAAGGTCTGTTCTTGAAGTGATGAGACAGCCGCTAGAAGATCGAGAAGTAACGATATCAAGAGCACGATTTACGGTTACATATCCATCTAGTTTTATGCTTGTGGCAAGTATGAACCCTAGCCCAGGAGGTTATTTTAATGACCCAGACGCACCGGTAACGAGCAGTCCTGCAGAGATGCAACGATATTTGAGTAAAATATCTGGACCATTATTAGACCGTATTGACATTCATATTGAAGTGACACCAGTTCCTTTTGAAAAACTAAGTGATGAGACTAAGGCAGAGTCTAGTGCAGATATACGTAAACGAGTTACGGCAGCGAGAGAGTTGCAGGTAGACCGCTTTCGCGAAAGCGAGAAAACAAACTATAACGCACAGATGAATGTGAAACAAATACGTAAATATTGTGCACTAGATGACGCATCTAAAGATTTACTTAAAACGGCTATGGAGCGATTAAATCTTTCTGCACGAGCATATGATCGTATTTTAAAAGTAGCAAGAACGATTGCAGATCTTGAAGCTTCAAAAGTCGTAACGGGTACTCATATTTCTGAGGCAATACAATACAGAAGTTTAGATAGAGATGGCTGGTTAGGATAG
- a CDS encoding CocE/NonD family hydrolase — translation MNNIFKLLCVVCFFAFAKASSAQSRETILDTTYQVSEHYNKQEVRIKMRDGVHLHTTIYSPKDTSKKYPILMQRTPYSSKPYGEGKMRTAIAPNAYLMQEGNIIVYQDVRGRWMSEGKYDNMRAFIPNKTGTQVDEASDTYDTIEWLVNNVENNNGNVGTWGISYPGFYATYSLLSGHPALKAASPQACIGDFFFDDFHHNGAYLLSYWRATAVFGYQKEGPTTESWYDFPDLDSDDQFDFFLKTGPLSNLDKYYDETNEFWTQLKEHPNYDEFWQSRGLIQHLENIEPAVMVVGGLYDAEDLYGPWETYKNIEKRSNNYNTVVFGPWSHGDWARNKKRQAVGNVYFGDNISDYFQRDIETKFFNHFLKGGDKGGATGLPEAHVFDSGSKEWNSFEQWPPKKAMKASFFLGKDNALTGSPSTKYDAEKFLSDPANPVPYAEGKKMVFTPRKYMSDDQRFAAAREDVLVYETPVLEDDLTLVGDIMAKLNVATTGTSADWIVKIIDVYPDDVPNTEETEEGVEMAGYHQMVRSEVMRGRFRKSFERPQPFVAGEKDEVFIKLQDVLHTFKKGHKLQVQIQSTWFPLIDLNPQTYVDNIFEAKEEDFTKQTHSVFHNSKIEFSILVE, via the coding sequence ATGAATAACATCTTCAAACTACTTTGTGTCGTATGCTTTTTTGCTTTCGCGAAAGCGTCATCTGCACAATCACGAGAAACAATCTTAGACACTACATATCAGGTTTCTGAGCATTATAATAAACAAGAAGTACGCATCAAAATGAGAGATGGCGTACATCTTCATACAACTATTTACTCGCCAAAGGATACCTCAAAAAAGTATCCTATTTTAATGCAGCGCACGCCTTATAGCTCTAAACCTTATGGAGAAGGAAAGATGCGCACAGCGATAGCGCCTAATGCTTATTTAATGCAAGAAGGTAATATTATCGTATATCAAGATGTACGTGGTCGCTGGATGAGTGAGGGTAAGTATGATAATATGCGTGCTTTTATACCTAATAAAACAGGTACTCAGGTTGATGAGGCAAGTGATACTTATGATACTATAGAATGGCTTGTTAATAATGTAGAAAATAATAATGGTAATGTAGGTACTTGGGGAATTTCTTATCCAGGTTTTTATGCAACCTACTCGCTCTTGAGTGGACACCCTGCGCTTAAAGCAGCCTCACCACAAGCGTGTATAGGTGATTTCTTTTTTGATGATTTTCACCATAACGGAGCTTACTTGTTAAGTTACTGGAGAGCTACGGCGGTTTTTGGTTATCAAAAAGAGGGGCCTACTACAGAGTCTTGGTATGATTTTCCAGATTTAGATAGTGATGACCAGTTTGACTTTTTCTTAAAAACAGGTCCTTTATCAAACTTAGATAAATACTATGATGAGACTAATGAATTCTGGACGCAATTAAAAGAGCACCCTAACTATGATGAGTTCTGGCAATCTAGAGGGCTTATACAGCACCTAGAAAATATAGAGCCAGCCGTAATGGTTGTGGGAGGACTTTATGATGCCGAAGATTTATACGGACCTTGGGAGACTTACAAAAACATCGAGAAACGCAGTAATAATTACAATACAGTTGTTTTTGGACCTTGGAGTCACGGAGACTGGGCACGTAACAAAAAGAGACAGGCTGTAGGTAATGTTTATTTTGGCGATAATATTTCAGACTATTTTCAAAGAGATATTGAAACAAAATTCTTTAATCACTTCTTAAAAGGCGGTGATAAAGGTGGAGCAACAGGATTACCAGAGGCACACGTTTTTGACTCAGGAAGTAAAGAGTGGAACTCCTTTGAACAATGGCCACCTAAAAAGGCGATGAAAGCTTCTTTCTTTTTAGGGAAAGATAATGCACTTACGGGAAGTCCTTCTACAAAGTATGATGCAGAAAAGTTTTTAAGTGATCCAGCAAACCCAGTACCATATGCAGAAGGTAAAAAGATGGTATTTACACCACGTAAATATATGTCTGACGATCAAAGATTTGCTGCGGCTCGTGAGGATGTACTCGTTTATGAAACGCCTGTGCTAGAAGATGATCTTACTCTTGTAGGTGATATAATGGCAAAGCTTAATGTAGCTACAACTGGAACATCTGCAGACTGGATTGTAAAAATTATAGATGTATATCCAGATGATGTCCCTAACACAGAAGAAACAGAAGAAGGCGTAGAGATGGCTGGTTACCACCAGATGGTGCGTAGCGAGGTGATGCGTGGTCGTTTTAGAAAAAGCTTTGAGCGTCCTCAACCTTTTGTAGCCGGAGAAAAAGATGAGGTTTTTATTAAGTTACAAGATGTGCTTCACACTTTTAAAAAGGGACACAAGTTACAGGTGCAGATACAGAGTACTTGGTTTCCACTTATAGATTTGAATCCTCAGACGTATGTAGATAATATCTTTGAAGCAAAGGAAGAAGATTTTACTAAGCAAACACACTCAGTATTCCATAATTCTAAGATTGAGTTTAGTATTTTAGTGGAATAG